The Sphingobium sp. JS3065 genomic sequence TCACTTATTTCGCGATTCCGGCGAAATATCAGTATCGGGCGCTGCTGTGGGGCATCATCGGCGTGATCGTGCTGCGCGGCCTGATGATCGCGGGCGGGGCGATGCTGCTGCATCAGGCCTATTGGGTGATGTACCTGTTTGCAGCCTTCCTGATCTTCACCGGCATCAGGATGATGTTCGCGGACGACGAGCCGATGGATGTCGGCAAAAATCCGCTGATCCGCTTCATTTCAAGGCATATGCGGGTGACGCCGGAGCAGCATGGCGAGCATTTCCTGGCGCGCATGACCGATCCGAAGACCGGCAAGACGGTCGTGGCGGCGACCCCGCTGCTGCTGGCGCTGGTGGTGATCAATTTCGCCGACCTGATATTCGCGGTGGACAGCGTGCCCGCCATCTTCGCGATTACGACCGACATGTTCATCGTCTATACGTCGAACGTGATGGCGATATTGGGCCTGCGGGCGCTGTATTTCGCGCTGGCAGCGATGGTGCATCGCTTCCACTATCTGAAATATGCGCTGGCGGCGATCCTTGTGTTCATCGGGACGAAGATCTTCGTGGCGGACTTCCTGCTGGATGAAGGGAAATTCCCTCCGGCGCTGAGCCTGGGCGTGACCTTCGCGCTGATCGGCGCGGGTGTGGGATGGTCGTTGTGGAAGACGAGGGCAGAGGAGAAGCGGCTCGCCTAGCGGTGTGGGCAAATTCCGGGATCGGCGGGTTGGCCGGTTTGGGTGGAGGGCGGACGTTCAGTTTCCGTTCGCCCTGAGCCTGCCGAAGGGCCTTGCTAAGCGGAGGCGAAGCAAAGGGAGCCTCGCTTCGCTCGGCTGAAGGCTTCGACTTGCCGAAGGCAAGTTTATCCTGAGCGCCTGCCCTGGCAGGCAGTCGAAGGGCTCAGCCCGAACGGTTTTCTTGTGACCGTTAATGGCCATTTCCCGGCGTTCCGAATTGATCCCCGCCGCCTAGAGCGGTTTTCGATCTGATTGAATCAGATCGACCGCTCTATTCCTTTGTTTTACCGCGATTTCTTAAACGTCAGATGATGCCATCTGACTGGAAATCGCTTGTCTTATGACATTGCCATCCGTTTGGGTCATGCTGGATTGCCCGGGCCGGGGTGGCCACCCCGGCCCGGGCGGAAGGGGACGGATCGCAAAACCGCGGGTCGTTCAGGGACCGGGTTAGAGTAGGATCGCCCCTTTCTTTTCCATCAGGCCCGAACGGATACCAGGGTTTTGGACCCGGATGACAAGCATGGGACAGCGGAAAAGATGAGCGACAATCTACCACAGACGATCGGCATCGACATCTCCAAAGCGAGCCTTGATTGCCATGCCTACCCCGCCGGCTTCGAGCGCCAGTTCGCCAACACGGCCAGGGGCCACAAGGCGCTGATCGCCTGGCTACGACAATGGCCGGTCGAACGGATCGCCTATGAGGCAACCGGCACCTATCATCGCGCACTGGAGGCGGCGCTGACCAACTGGCCCTGTGTAAAGCTGCCCGGCGCTTCGCCCAGGCGACTGGCACGCTGGCCAAGACCGATCGCATTGACGCCATCCTGCTGGCTCGTATGGCCGCAACCTTGCAACCACCGGTCAGACCCGCTCGAAGCGCACAGCAGGCCCACATGGCGGAGCTCATCAATGCCCGCGACGGCCTGGTTCGTGACCGCACGGCGCTCAAGAATCGCGAGAAAAATCTCACCATCGCCTTTCTCAAGCGCCAGTGTCGCCAGCGGCTCGAACAAATCGATCGGCATCTCGAGGCTCTCGACACCGAGATCTCCAACCTGATCGCCGCCGATGCCGTACTTACGCGCCGGCACCAGATCCTGACCAGCATTGCGGGTGTGGGAACGCTGACCGCCAACCAGCTCATCGCCACCATGCCCGAACTCGGCAGCCTTGAGAACAAACAGGCCGCATCGCTTGCTGGTCTCGCCCCCGTCGCGCGACAGTCCGGACAATGGAAAGGCAAAAGCTTCATCCGTGGCGGACGCGCCAACGTGAGGCAGGCTCTCTATATGCCGGCACTCGTCGCCGCCCGATACAACCCTGACCTCAAGGCTAAGTATCAACAACTCGTCGACGCTGGGAAGCCCGCCAAAATCGCGATCACCGCCGTCATGCGAAAGCTCGTCGTCACCGCAAACGCACTGCTCAAGGCCGATAGGTGCTGGGCACAATCTCAGGGTTGACCATCACGGATACTCTAGCGGCGGGCGTCCGATCGGTAGAGGCGCTTGGCCGCGTTCACCCTGTCGATCAGGCTGGCGAGCGGGACCGGCGCCGATGCGGCCCGTTCGGGCAGGGTCAGGCCGTTGATGCGCTGCCCCAAGGCGGTGAAGGCGTGGTCGAAGCGGTCCATCTCTTTAGTCCCCGAAAAGCTGACGGGACTGCCATCGGGCACGGATGGTTAAGAAGATATTAGCGATATCCGGGCTTTGCGCCGAACCGAGTCAGAGGCAGGCGGGCAGCCCTTCGCGATAGGTCGGATAGCGGGGGGACCAGTCCAGCAGGCGCTTCGCCCGCCCGTTCGCGACGCGCCGGTTTTCGGCGTAGAAGGATTGCGCCATGGGTGAGAGCCGGGCTTCCTCCAGCGTCAGGAGCGGCGGAAGAGGCTGGCCAAGCATGGCGCAGGCGGTTTCGACCAGCCGGTTCTGCGCGCAGGGCAGGTCGTCCGAAAGATTGTAGATGCCCGGCGGTCCCCGGTGGAGCGAGGCGGCGATGCCCGCGACGATGTCGTCCACATGGGCGCGGCTGAAGACCTGATCGGGCAGGTCGATGCGATGCGCCCGCCCCTCCCGCACGCGGTCGAGCACGGAACGGCCGGGACCGTAAATGCCGGGCAGGCGGAAGCGCCGCATGTCCGGGCGCAGTGCGCCCCAACCGGCGTCGGCCCGCGCCCTGGCGGCGCGGCGGCCAAGGCGGACGGGGGTGGCTTCATCCACCCATGCGCCCGCCGCATCGCCATAGACGCCGGTGGAGGAGAGATAGCCCGTCCAGATCGCGGGCGCGGCGGCGATGGCCGCGCCGTAGCGGATGAGGACGGGGTCGGCATCGCCTTCGGGCGGGACGGAAGAGAGGATGTGGCTGGCCTGCGCGATGGCGGCGCGGACCGCGCTTTCGTCATCGAAGGCGAGCGCTTCGGCGTCGGCGGTGCGGCGGACGCCGGTGATGTGCCAGCCTTCGGCGCGCAGGCGGGCGGCCAGGCGGGAAGCGGTGTAGCCCTGCCCCAGAATGAGCATATGGGGCATGAACCGCTACCCCTTCAGACCGTGAAGCTTTCGCCGCAGCCGCAGCTACCCTTGGCATTGGGGTTGTTGAAGACGAAACCGGCGGTGAAGTCGTCCTCCACCCAATCCATGGTCGATCCGACTAGATAGAGCACCGACGCGCCGTCGATGTAGAAGGTGCCGCCGGGGGTTACGATCTTCTCGTCGAACTTCGCCTCTTCGCTTACATAGTCGACCGAATAGGCAAGGCCCGAACAGCCCCGGCGCGGCGTCGACAGCTTGACGCCGATGGCGCCTTCGGGCGCCTGCGCCATCAGGTCGGCGATGCGCCGTTCGGCGCTGGGCGTCAGGATAACGGCGGCGGGGCGGGCGCGGATCTTCGTTTCAGCAGTCATCAGAGCATTCCCAGTTCGAGCTTGGCTTCGTCCGACATTTTCTGCGGATCCCATGGCGGATCCCAGACGAGGTTCACCTGCGCATCGCCCACGCCCGGCACCGCGCCGACGCGCAATTCGACTTCGCCCGGCATGGATTCCGCCACCGGGCAATGCGGCGTGGTCAGCGTCATGGTGACGACGACATGGCCATCCCCGGTGACGTCCACGCCGTAGATCAGGCCGAGATCATAGATATTGACCGGGATTTCCGGGTCGTAAATTTCCTTCAGCGCATCGATCACGCCGTCATAGACGCTGCCGCCCGGCTCGCCCTTCGGCGTTTCGGCGGGCTTGGCGCTCAGGAAACCGTCGAGATAGTCGCGCTGGCGAGGGCCGGATTCAGCGGCTTCCTCGACACGCGCCTTGGGCGGATTATTCACCGCCTCGACCTCTTCCACCAATATCTTCCGTTCCTCAGCCATTACCGAAGATCTTCCTCACTCGTTCAATGCCTTTGACCAGAGCGTCCACATCGCCCTCGTCGCTGTAGATGCCGAAGCTGGCCCGCGCGGTCGCCTCTACGCCCAGGTGGCGCATCAACGGCTGCGCGCAGTGATGCCCCGCCCGGATCGCCACGCCCGTTTCGTCCAATATGGTGCCGACATCGTGCGGATGCACCCCCTCCACTTCGAAGGAGAGGATTCCCGCGCTGTCGTCCGGCCCGAAGACGCGCACGCTGTTCAGGCTTTCCAGCGCGGCCCGCGCCTTTGCGACCAGCGCGCATTCATGGGCATGGATTGCGTCGAGGCCGATGGACTGCACATAATCGATCGCCGCCGACAGGCCGACGACGCCGGTGATATGGGGCGTCCCCGCCTCGAACCGGGTCGGCGCGGGGGCGTAGGTCGTCTTCTCGAACGTCACCTTGTCGATCATCGACCCGCCCCCCTGATAGGGCGGCATGGCGTCCAGCAGTTCCTTCCGCCCCCAGAGCGCGCCGATGCCGGTCGGGCCGTAGAGTTTGTGCGCGGAAAAGACGTAGAAATCACAGTCCAGCGCCTGCACATCGACGGCGAGGCGCGGCACGGCCTGGCAGCCGTCGATCAATATCTTCGCGCCGACGCTGTGCGCGATGTCGGCGGCGCGGCGAACGTCGAGGACGCTGCCCAGCACGTTCGACACATGGGCGAGCGCGACCATCCTGTGCGCGGGGGTGATCATGGACTGCATGGCGTCCAGGTCGATCCTGCCGTCGGCGGTGAGCGGGACGACGTCGATCTGCGCGCCGACTTTCTCGGCCACGATCTGCCACGGGACGATATTGCTGTGATGTTCCAGCATCGAGAGCAGGATGCGGTCGCCCGCCTTCAACTGCGTCCCCGCCCAGCTTTGCGCGACGAGGTTGATGCCCTCCGTCGCGCCGCGGACATAGACGATCTCGCTGTCCGACGCCGCGCCGATGAAGCCGGCGACCTTGCGGCGGGCAGCTTCATAGGCGAGCGTCATGTTTGCCGAGCGCTCATAGACGCCGCGATGGACCGTCGCATAATCCGGGCCATAGGCGCGGGCGATGGCATCGATCACGGCATTGGGCTTCTGCGCGGTGGCGGCGCTGTCGAGATAATGCCAGTCGCCCCCTTCTCCATTCAAAAGGCCGGGGAAATCGTCTCTAAGCTTCAACGGAGGAATGGCGGGATCGGTCATACCAGCGTCTCCAGCTTGGCGATCGCGGCGGCTTCCAGCCTGTCCTTCACCGCTTCATCGGCCACATCGTCGAACACGCCTGCGACAAAGGCCTTGAGCAACAGAGTCTTGGCCGTCGCCGGGTCCATGCCGCGCGAGGCCATGTAGAACAACGCCTGGCGGTCCAGTTCGCCCACGGTCGCGCCATGGGCGCATTTCACGTCGTCGGCGTAGATTTCCAGTTCCGGCTTGGCATTGGCCGTGGCCGTGCGGTCCAGCAGCATGGCCTTCACCGACTGGAAGGCGTCGGTGCGCTGCGCGTCGCGGGCGACGTTGATGGAGCCGAGATAGCTGCCGGTGGCGTGCTGGCCCAGGATCGATCGGATCGTCTGGCCGCTGGTCGCGTCCGGCTGCGCATGGGTGACGGCGGTGATGATTTCCAGCGTCTGGTCGCCGCCGCCGATGATCGCGCCGTTCAGCTCGAAATGCGAACCCTTGCCCAGCGTGACGGTGAAGGTCACGCGGCCGAACTTCCCGCCGATGTTGAGGACGTGGAAATCGCAACGCGCGCCGTCCGCGATGTGGATCGCATAATCATGCACCGCCGCAGCCCCGTCGGCCGCATCCTGCAACAGATGGTGGCGCGCGGTTTCCCCGGCGGCGACATCGATGCGCGTCGGCGCGGGCGTCGGCCAGATGGCGGCCAGCGCGTCGAGGTCGCTGTAGCGCCATTCCTCGGCCCTGCGTGTAGGGAGGGGGCGCGTGGGAAGGGTCAGCGTGGTCACGCCGCAGCCACCTCCGCCCCGACGACATCGACATAGCCCTCGCGCTCCAGTTCCAGCGCCAGTTCGGGGCCGCCCGACTTCACGATCCGGCCCGCTGCGAGAACATGGACGAAGTCCGGCTTCACATAGTCGAGCAGGCGCTGATAATGGGTGATCAGCAGCACCGCCTTGTCCGGCTTGCGCATGATGGCGTTGATGCCCGCACCCACGATCTTGAGCGCGTCGATGTCCAGCCCGGAGTCGGTTTCGTCCAGGATCGCGAGCTTGGGGTCGAGAATGCCCATATGCACCATTTCGGCGCGCTTCTTCTCTCCGCCCGAAAAGCCGACATTCACCGGGCGCTTCAGCATCTCCATGTCGAGGCCCAGCAGGGCGGCCTTTTCCTTGGCGAGCTTGATGAATTCGCCGCCGTTCAGTTCCTTGTCGCCCCGCGCGCGGCGCTGCGAATTCAGGCTCTCGCGCAGGAATTGCAGGTTGGAGACGCCGGGTATCTCGACCGGATATTGGAAGCCCAGGAACAGGCCTGCGGCGGCGCGCTCATGCGGGTCCAGGCTGAACAAGTTCACACCGTCGAAAGAGGCATCGCCGCCGGTAACCTGATACCCTGGGCGGCCGCCCAGCGTATAGGCCAGCGTCGACTTGCCCGCGCCGTTCGGCCCCATGATCGCGTGGATCTCGCCCGCCTTGATGGTGAGCGACAGGCCCTTCAGGATCGCCTTGCCGTCGATTTCATTGGTCAGATTGTCGATCGTCAGCATCTCTTATCCCTTATGCGCGCGCTGGAGCGTCCGCGCCGTCCAGAAGGCCATGTCCCGCACGTCGCCCGGCGCGGGGAACAGCGTGTCGATATGGCGCTTGATCGGCATATAGGGCCACCAGTCGGCGCCGGGTTCGGGCGCGCCCTTTTCCAATATGCCGGTCACGAATTCGGTCACCGGACCCATGCGGGCAAGGTTGGGGGCCTTCGCCTTGTGGAACGCCTTGTCGGATTTCAGCTTCTCGGTGAAGGCGAGGTCGCCCTTCTCCAGCGCGGCGCGGCATTCGGCCTGATAGGCGTCGAGGTCGCCGAAATCCTTGGCGGCGCGGGCCTGAAGCTCGCCATCCTCCAGTTCATAATCCTCGGTCAGGATGCGGATCGCGGCGGTCCATGCCTGGCCATTGCCGACATCCTCCGCGAAATCGGCGAGGGCGTCCTGGATATCGTCTTCGTCGCTCAAAATTCTTGTCCTTGAGAGTTGGAAAGGAGAGGGGAGTTCAAGGGCTGGCCCTTGTCGATCACCCGACCGACCCCTCCAGCGAAATGCCCAGCAGCTTCTGCGCCTCTACGGCGAACTCCATCGGCAATTGTTGCAGTACTTCCCGCGCGAAGCCGTTGACGATCAGGCTGACCGCCGCTTCCTGATCCAGCCCGCGCTGCATCGCGTAGAAAAGCTGGTCGTCGCTGATCTTGCTGGTGGTCGCCTCATGCTCGATCTGGGCGGAGGGGTTGCGCACCTCTATATAGGGGACGGTGTGCGCGCCGCACTGGTCGCCCAGCAGCAGGCTGTCGCATTGGGTGAAGTTGCGCACGCCCTCCGCGCCGGGCGCGACGCGGACGAGGCCGCGATAGGTGTTGTTCGAACGCCCGGCGCTGATGCCCTTCGACACGATGGTCGAGCGCGACCCCTTGCCATTGTGGATCATCTTGGTGCCGGTGTCGGCCTGCTGCATGTTGTTGGTCAACGCCACCGAGTAGAATTCGCCCACGCTGTTTTCGCCGTTCAGCACGCAACTGGGATATTTCCAGGTGATGGCGGAGCCGGTTTCCACCTGGGTCCAGCTCACCTTGCTGTTGCGGCCCTGGCAGAGCGCCCGCTTGGTCACGAAATTATAGATGCCGCCCTTGCCGTTCTCGTCACCCGGATACCAGTTCTGGACGGTGGAATATTTGATCTCCGCATCGTCCAGCGCGACCAGTTCGACCACGGCGGCGTGAAGCTGATTCTCGTCGCGCATCGGCGCGGTGCAGCCTTCAAGATAGCTGACATAGCTGCCCTCGTCCGCGACGATCAGCGTGCGTTCGAACTGCCCCGTATTTTCCGCGTTGATGCGGAAATAGGTGCTGAGTTCCATCGGGCAGCGCACGCCCTTCGGAATGTAGACGAAGGTGCCGTCGGAAAAGACCGCGCAATTCAAAGTCGCGAAATAATTGTCGTGCATCGGCACGACCTTGCCCAGCCACTTCTTCACCAGATCGGGATATTCGCGCACGGCTTCGCTGATGGAGCGGAAGATGACGCCCGCCTCCTCCAGTTCCTTGCGGAAGGTGGTGGCGACGGACACGGAATCGAACACCGCGTCGACCGCAACCTTGCGGCTGCCCTTCACTCCGGCCAGCATTTCCTGCTCGGCGATGGGGATGCCCAGTTTCTGATAGGTCGCCAATATCTCCGGGTCGACCTCATCCAGCGAATTCAGCTCCGCCTTCTTCTTCGGCTCGGCATAATAATAGGCGTCCTGATAGTCGATCGGCGGGATGTTGAGCTTTGCCCAGTCCGGCGATTCCATCTTCTGCCACATGGCGAAGGCCTTCAGCCGCCATTCCAGCAGCCATTCCGGTTCGTTTTTCTTGGCGGAAATGAAGCGAACCGTATCCTCGTTCAGCCCCTTGGGCGCGAAATCCTGCTCGATGGCGGAGGACCAGCCATGTTCGTAGGTGGAGGCGCGGTCCGCGGCCTCCTGCGCTTCGAGATTGCGAACGGTGGTTGCTTCTTCTGTCATGCCATTTCTCGTGTCAGGCCAATTCTTGGGTCAAACTGGCGATCGTGACGCCCGCAAGCGCCGATCGAATCGCGTTGTTCGCCACATTCATATGCGGGCGGACGCGGCAGTCCTGCTCCAGCAAGCAGTCATGCGCGCCCATTTCCGTACATGCGGTCATGGCGATGGGGCCTTCCACCGCCTCCACCACGTCGGCCAGGGTGATCGCGGCGGGCGGGCGGCTGAGGCGGACGCCGCCGCCGGTCCCCCGGCTCGATTCGAGCAGGCCCGCCGCCGACAAGCGGCTCACCAGCTTCTGCGCGGTGGGCAGGGGAATGCCGGTTTCGGCGGAAAGCGTGGTCGCGTTCATCCGCGTCCCGCCGCAATGGCGGGCGGCGGCGGACATCAGCACCACGGCATAATCTGCGAAACTCGACAGCCTCATGACCTGCGTCTTTGCGAACCATTCTCAAATCGGATCGAATCAATCCGATTGCGCATGTGGTCCCGCACGCACGCGGAATCAAGGCATTTTTGCTTGGGAAGGCAGCTTAGCTGAAACGGTTGATCACGGCCACGTCTCCCCCCAGCGACCGGCGCAGCAGGGTAAGCTGCGCCACGGCGCTGGGTTCGGTCTGCAACTGATGCGGGGTCAGGCCGATGAAATGCTTGATCTCCCGAATGAAATGCGACTGGTCGTAGAAGCGCCCGTCATCGCACAGCGCCTGCCAGCTTTCATGGTCGAGCGCGATCCGCGCGCTGCACCGCAACGCCCGATATTTTCGGGCCAGCAGCTTGGGCGGGCAGCCATAATATTTGTTGGTGAGCCGGGCGAGCTGGCGCGGCGACAAGCCGGTGATGTCCGCCAGCGTCTCGATCCGCGGGGATCCTTCCCCCATCAGCCATCCGTCCACCGCCTCCAGCAGCCGCCATGTCGATTCGGGCAGCGGAACCAGCTTTTCCGCCAGGAACGACCAGCAAAGCGCCGCCATCGCCTCCGCATCGGGGGCGGCGCGCAGCTTGTCCAGCAGATCCCGATATTCCGGAATCTGGCCCATTTCCTTCACCCGGTCCGTCAATATGCTGGCGTCGCCGCCATGCAGCGCGATCCATCCCGCCGGAAGCAGGGAAATGCCGACCACCCGGCCAGGGCCGTCCAGTTCGAACCGGGTCGCGCCCAGGGTCGGCCCCAGCAGGCAGACTTCCGGCGTCCGGGCGATCGTTCCGTCATGAAAATGATAATCGCCGCTATTGTCCAGCATGAAGCGAAGTTGCGGCACGTCGGCGCGGGTCACGTCGGAATAATGATCGGCCGTTTCGGTGAAGATGTAAAGCGATCCGAAATGGGCGTTGAGTTGTCGGGGCGGCGCGAAATAACGCAACCGTACCAGTCCGTGCGCCGCATCGACGCTATAGGATAATGGCGCCTGCCCATCTGTTGCCGTAATGTTTGGCGCCCCCCCGGGCGCTTCGCCGTTACGCGACCGCATATCTCACCCCAAAGCCCAATATGCGCCATCGCGGCAAAGGTGCAAGGCCTATGCTTAATGGAATATCTCTTTCCGTACGGATGGAGTCGATGGGAAGGCGTTTTCCATAAAAATGACCCGGCGGTTTTCACCGCCGGGTCAGGAAAAGGTCTCGTCAGCCATATGGCTTAGAGCCTTCGGGTCGCGGGACTCTCTTACGTCCGAATCGGGGAAATTTTATTGGATGGATCGGACATTAGGCGGACCAAAACGGGACGAATCCCAATGAATCTTGTTAAGAAATGCCGTTCCTCCCCTACTGTTGCCGCGTTGCAACAGCGACTCGACGCGCGCCGTTCGCACTGGCATAGCGCGGCCATGTCATACAGCCTGATCCGCCCCCTGTTTTTCGCGCTGGACGCCGAGCGCGCCCATCATCTGTCCGTCAAATTGTTGCGCCTGATGCCGGTTTCCTCCGCGCCGGAACCCGATTCGATGCTGGCGCAGACGGTGGCGGGCATCGTCTTTCCCAATCCGGTGGGCCTGGCGGCGGGCTATGACAAGGAAGGGCTGGTCGCCCACAAGATGCACGGCCTGGGTTTCGGCTTTGCCGAACTGGGGACGCTGACCCCGCTGCCGCAGCCGGGCAATCCCCTGCCGCGCCTGTTCCGATTGAAGGAGGACCGGGCGGTGATCAACCGCATGGGCTTCAACAATGGCGGCCAGGCGGCGGCGGCGGAGCGGATCGCGAAGCGCAAGCGGCCCGCCAGCAACGGGCAAACCCCCGTGATCGGCATCAATATTGGCGCGAACAAGGACGCGACCGACCGAATCGCGGATTATGCGACGGGCGTGACCTGCATGGCGCCGCTGGCCGATTATCTGACGGTCAACATCTCCTCCCCCAATACGCCGGGGCTGCGGGCGCTTCAGGACCGGGCGGCGCTGGACCAGTTGCTGGGCGCGGTGATGGCGGCGCGGGGGGCGAATCGCACCCCCATTTTCCTGAAGGTCGCTCCCGATCTGGAACCGGCCGATGTCGACGACATCGCCGCCGCCTGCATCGATCACCGGATCGACGCGCTGATCGTTTCCAACACCACCATTTCCCGGCCTCCGCTGCGGTCGGCGCTGGGCGGTGAGGCGGGCGGCCTGTCGGGCGCGCCGTTGCACGACCTGGCGCTGCAAAGGCTGCGCGACTTCCGCAAGGCGCTGGGCACGCGCCTGCCGCTGATCGGCGTGGGCGGCATCGCCAATGCGGAACAGGCCTATGCCCGCGTCCGCGCCGGGGCCAGCCTGATCCAGCTTTACAGCGCGCTGGTCTATGAAGGCCCCTATCTCGCCCGGCGGATCAACGCGGGGCTGAAAAGGCTGATGGTCCGCGACGGGGTTAAGAATATCGGCGAGATAGTGGGTATCGACGCCTGATCCGTCATATGGGTTGCAGAGCGCAACGCAGCGATTAGGGTGCCGGACATGATTTCTCGCCTTTCCGGCCTGTTGGCTCCCCTCGCCCTTTACGCCCTCCTTCCCGCCCCGCTCGCCGCGCGGGAGCCGGTTTCGGTCAATGCGACCGTTTCCGCCGCCGATCCCCGCGCCGCCGAGGCGGGGCAGGAGATATTGCGCAAGGGCGGCAGCGCCACCGACGCCGCCATCGCCATGATGCTGACGCTGAATGTCGTCGAACCGCATAATAGCGGCATCGGCGGCGGCGGCTTCCTGATGCACCATGACGGGCGGACCGGCGTGCTGGAGTCGATCGACGGGCGGGAAACGGCCCCGGCGGCGGCGCGGCCCGACCGCTTCATGGGGGCGGACGGCCAGCCCCTGCCCTTCCGCCAGGCCTGGCCGGGCGGCTATTCCGTGGGCGTGCCGGGCAATTTGCGGCTGGCATGGGACGCGCATCGCAAATGGGGCAAGCTGCCCTGGGCGGAGCTGTTCCAGCCCGCCATCCGCTATGCCGAACAGGGGTTCGAGGTGCGGCAACGGCTCGACACGGCGATGAGGGCGGTGGCGCCGGTCTGGGCGGACTTTCCCGAAATCCAGAAATATTTCTGGATCGACGGCAAGCCCGCGCCGATGGGGACGATCCTGAAGAATCCGCCGCTGGCCGCCCTGTTCAAGCGAATCGCTGCGGAGGGGCCGGACGCCTTCTATCTGGGCGACAATGCCAGGATGATTGCGGAGACCGTCACCAACGCGCCGAAAAATCCGGTGCCGATGACGGAGGCTGACCTGGCGGCCTATCAGGCCAGGCCGCGCAAGCCGGTCTGCGGCCCTTATCGCGTCTATACGGTGTGCGGCATGGGGCCGGCATCGGCGGGCGGGATCACCGTGTTGCAGGTGCTGGGCATGGTCGAGCGATTCCCGCTGGCGCAATGGGGCAAGGACGATCCCCGGTCCTGGCATGTGATCGGGGAGGCGATGCGGCTCGCCTATGCCGACCGCGAGACATGGCTGGGCGATCCCGCGTTCGTGCAGGTGCCGATCGCCGGGCTGATCGACCCTGCTTATCTCAAGCGGCGCTCAGGCCTCATCAGCTTGGGCAAGGCGCTCAACGACTATCGCCCCGGCACCCCGCCGGGCGCGGAGAAGCGCACCGCCGCCCTGCCCCAGCCCGAAGCGGGCACCAGCCATTTCGTCGCGGTGGACCGCAATGGCGACATCGCCGCCTGGACATCCACCATCGAAAGCTTCTTCGGCAGCCAGTTGATCGCCAACGGCGTGATCCTGAACAATGAACTGACCGATTTCAGCTTCACGCCCGAAAAGGACGGCGCGCTGGTCGCCAACCGGGTGGAGCCGGGCAAGCGGCCTCTGTCGTCCATGTCGCCCACCATCGTCTATGACGCGGCGGGGACGCCCGTCTTCACCATCGGCGCGGCAGGCGGCAAGACCATCATCATGCAGGTCGCCAAGGCGCTGATCGCCCATTTCGACTGGGGGCTGTCCGCGCAGGATTCGATCGCGCTGGGGTTCGAATTCTTCGACAAGGACGGGCTGGTGCTGGAACAGGGCACGTCGCTGGAGGCGATGAAGGCGCCGCTGGAAAAGCTGGGACATAAGGTGTCGATCAACCGCTTCGGCCTGAAAGCCAATGCGGCGGAGCGGAAGGCCGACGGCCATTGGGTCGGCGGCGCCGATCCGCGCAGTCCGGGCGTTTCGTTGCAGGAGTAAATCTTTACTCCGTTAGCGAACCGGGATGACGGAATCAGCCCTTCAAATCCAACCCCGCCACGTTGAACTGGAAGGGGAAGGTCTTCTCGTTCGGGCCGACCACCAGATCGACCTTGATCGTCCCGGATTTCCTGATCGCATCATAGGCCTTGGCGGCGGGCAGCACCTCTATGCCGTCCTTATTCTCCGTCATCCGCCCCTTCCATTCATGGGTCTTTCCGTCATCCGTGGTGGCCGTGACGCTGCAATCGGACAGATCGCAGGCGAAGGGCGCGCCCACCAGCTTGACGGTGACGTCGGCCGCGCCCGTTTCCATCGGCT encodes the following:
- a CDS encoding TerC family protein, which gives rise to MEFLFTDWLGTPAWFWLAFFAIVVALTAFDLGFLHKENKEIGIRESLKLSIFYVGIACAFGAWVWFVRGPEPGMQYFTGFFIEKALSIDNVFVISLIFTYFAIPAKYQYRALLWGIIGVIVLRGLMIAGGAMLLHQAYWVMYLFAAFLIFTGIRMMFADDEPMDVGKNPLIRFISRHMRVTPEQHGEHFLARMTDPKTGKTVVAATPLLLALVVINFADLIFAVDSVPAIFAITTDMFIVYTSNVMAILGLRALYFALAAMVHRFHYLKYALAAILVFIGTKIFVADFLLDEGKFPPALSLGVTFALIGAGVGWSLWKTRAEEKRLA
- a CDS encoding SDR family NAD(P)-dependent oxidoreductase, giving the protein MPHMLILGQGYTASRLAARLRAEGWHITGVRRTADAEALAFDDESAVRAAIAQASHILSSVPPEGDADPVLIRYGAAIAAAPAIWTGYLSSTGVYGDAAGAWVDEATPVRLGRRAARARADAGWGALRPDMRRFRLPGIYGPGRSVLDRVREGRAHRIDLPDQVFSRAHVDDIVAGIAASLHRGPPGIYNLSDDLPCAQNRLVETACAMLGQPLPPLLTLEEARLSPMAQSFYAENRRVANGRAKRLLDWSPRYPTYREGLPACL
- a CDS encoding HesB/IscA family protein produces the protein MTAETKIRARPAAVILTPSAERRIADLMAQAPEGAIGVKLSTPRRGCSGLAYSVDYVSEEAKFDEKIVTPGGTFYIDGASVLYLVGSTMDWVEDDFTAGFVFNNPNAKGSCGCGESFTV
- a CDS encoding SUF system Fe-S cluster assembly protein, giving the protein MAEERKILVEEVEAVNNPPKARVEEAAESGPRQRDYLDGFLSAKPAETPKGEPGGSVYDGVIDALKEIYDPEIPVNIYDLGLIYGVDVTGDGHVVVTMTLTTPHCPVAESMPGEVELRVGAVPGVGDAQVNLVWDPPWDPQKMSDEAKLELGML
- a CDS encoding cysteine desulfurase; protein product: MTDPAIPPLKLRDDFPGLLNGEGGDWHYLDSAATAQKPNAVIDAIARAYGPDYATVHRGVYERSANMTLAYEAARRKVAGFIGAASDSEIVYVRGATEGINLVAQSWAGTQLKAGDRILLSMLEHHSNIVPWQIVAEKVGAQIDVVPLTADGRIDLDAMQSMITPAHRMVALAHVSNVLGSVLDVRRAADIAHSVGAKILIDGCQAVPRLAVDVQALDCDFYVFSAHKLYGPTGIGALWGRKELLDAMPPYQGGGSMIDKVTFEKTTYAPAPTRFEAGTPHITGVVGLSAAIDYVQSIGLDAIHAHECALVAKARAALESLNSVRVFGPDDSAGILSFEVEGVHPHDVGTILDETGVAIRAGHHCAQPLMRHLGVEATARASFGIYSDEGDVDALVKGIERVRKIFGNG
- a CDS encoding SufD family Fe-S cluster assembly protein, translating into MTTLTLPTRPLPTRRAEEWRYSDLDALAAIWPTPAPTRIDVAAGETARHHLLQDAADGAAAVHDYAIHIADGARCDFHVLNIGGKFGRVTFTVTLGKGSHFELNGAIIGGGDQTLEIITAVTHAQPDATSGQTIRSILGQHATGSYLGSINVARDAQRTDAFQSVKAMLLDRTATANAKPELEIYADDVKCAHGATVGELDRQALFYMASRGMDPATAKTLLLKAFVAGVFDDVADEAVKDRLEAAAIAKLETLV
- the sufC gene encoding Fe-S cluster assembly ATPase SufC; the encoded protein is MLTIDNLTNEIDGKAILKGLSLTIKAGEIHAIMGPNGAGKSTLAYTLGGRPGYQVTGGDASFDGVNLFSLDPHERAAAGLFLGFQYPVEIPGVSNLQFLRESLNSQRRARGDKELNGGEFIKLAKEKAALLGLDMEMLKRPVNVGFSGGEKKRAEMVHMGILDPKLAILDETDSGLDIDALKIVGAGINAIMRKPDKAVLLITHYQRLLDYVKPDFVHVLAAGRIVKSGGPELALELEREGYVDVVGAEVAAA